In Methanosarcina barkeri MS, a single window of DNA contains:
- a CDS encoding NAD(P)-dependent glycerol-1-phosphate dehydrogenase: MKLTINNNSAKWMQLPRDVLVGHGVLEEIGDVCRDLKMKGNALIVTGSTTKNIAGKRVSNLLESAGCSAEMVLTCKATKEEVEKVMEKALEVEANFLLGVGSGRSIDLAKLASTRLELPFISVPTAASHDGIASSRASIVDNGISTSAQAQAPIAVIADTEIISAAPYRFLAAGCGDIISNYTAVLDWELASRLRNEYFGAYAAALSRMAARVIIECADSIKPEHETSARLVVKALVSNGVAMSIAGSSRPASGSEHMFSHALDKIAPKPALHGEQCGVGTIMMMYLHGGNWQEIREALKKIGAPVTAEELGIEDKYIIEALLNAHSIRPERYTILGSGLNPSAAEKVARITKVIN, encoded by the coding sequence ATGAAATTGACCATTAACAATAACAGCGCAAAATGGATGCAGCTCCCAAGAGATGTGCTTGTCGGGCATGGCGTGCTTGAGGAGATTGGAGATGTCTGCAGGGACCTGAAGATGAAAGGAAATGCGCTGATCGTGACCGGAAGTACTACAAAGAATATTGCAGGTAAGAGAGTCAGTAACCTCCTTGAGAGTGCAGGTTGTAGTGCGGAAATGGTTTTGACGTGCAAAGCTACTAAGGAAGAGGTCGAAAAGGTTATGGAAAAGGCTCTTGAGGTAGAGGCTAATTTTCTCCTCGGGGTTGGAAGCGGCAGGTCTATTGACCTTGCAAAACTTGCTTCGACCCGACTTGAACTTCCTTTTATTAGCGTGCCGACGGCAGCTTCCCACGATGGCATCGCATCTTCCCGTGCCTCAATTGTGGATAATGGGATAAGTACGTCTGCACAGGCCCAGGCTCCTATTGCCGTTATTGCAGATACGGAGATTATTTCAGCAGCCCCTTACCGCTTTCTTGCGGCTGGCTGTGGAGACATAATTTCTAATTATACGGCAGTACTGGACTGGGAACTTGCAAGCAGGCTCAGGAATGAATATTTTGGGGCATATGCTGCGGCTCTTTCCCGTATGGCTGCCCGGGTTATTATTGAGTGTGCGGATTCGATTAAGCCTGAGCACGAGACTTCGGCAAGGCTTGTAGTAAAGGCTCTTGTATCTAACGGAGTTGCGATGAGCATTGCAGGTTCTTCAAGACCCGCATCAGGCTCGGAACATATGTTCAGCCATGCCCTTGATAAGATAGCTCCAAAACCCGCGCTCCACGGAGAACAATGTGGAGTAGGGACGATTATGATGATGTACCTCCACGGAGGAAACTGGCAGGAAATCAGGGAAGCCTTAAAAAAGATAGGAGCTCCTGTAACTGCTGAAGAACTGGGTATAGAAGATAAATATATAATCGAAGCCCTGTTAAATGCACACAGCATTCGTCCAGAGCGTTATACAATTCTAGGTAGCGGCCTTAATCCTTCTGCTGCTGAGAAAGTTGCAAGAATCACAAAGGTCATAAATTAA
- a CDS encoding DUF63 family protein, protein MSFSIDNVSQFINTYYLDPIRGDEGYNPVNTITWAIILGICIFGVFRLLEKLEVKITPRFIASVLPFVLAGSSLRVIEDSPAGIFHPPFSYLLITPNIYFLVFAITVGCLWISIRMQKAGLVKDFHLTFAGFGLALFFINLAVLLHFDNIVYPYVPVFVIVAGTGLTFIFYLIARHFKSSIFTNPLNLSILMAHLMDASSTYIGVDHLGYFEKHVVPTYLINLTGTALVMYPLKLIIFVGVLYVLDTQFEDDERSLNLKVLIKMVILILGLSPATRNTIRMMMGI, encoded by the coding sequence ATGAGTTTTTCAATAGATAATGTCTCACAGTTTATTAATACCTATTATCTTGACCCCATAAGAGGCGATGAAGGGTATAATCCAGTAAACACCATTACCTGGGCAATAATATTGGGTATTTGCATATTTGGGGTTTTCAGGCTGCTCGAAAAGCTTGAGGTAAAAATAACTCCCCGATTTATTGCGTCTGTCCTGCCTTTCGTACTTGCAGGGTCTTCCCTGCGTGTAATTGAAGATTCTCCTGCAGGTATCTTCCACCCGCCATTTAGCTATCTTCTCATAACTCCCAATATTTACTTCCTGGTTTTTGCGATAACCGTAGGCTGTCTCTGGATTTCAATCCGGATGCAGAAAGCAGGGCTTGTAAAGGATTTTCATCTCACCTTTGCAGGCTTCGGACTCGCATTGTTTTTCATAAATCTTGCTGTCCTCCTCCATTTCGATAATATAGTATATCCTTACGTTCCCGTATTCGTAATCGTGGCAGGAACAGGTTTAACCTTTATCTTTTATCTTATTGCCCGTCATTTCAAGTCTTCAATATTCACCAATCCCCTGAACCTTTCTATCCTGATGGCTCACTTGATGGATGCTTCTTCGACATACATAGGAGTAGATCATCTTGGATACTTTGAAAAGCATGTAGTGCCCACCTATCTTATTAACTTGACCGGCACCGCATTGGTTATGTATCCATTAAAGCTTATTATCTTCGTAGGGGTTCTTTATGTTCTTGACACTCAGTTTGAGGATGATGAGCGTTCCTTGAACTTGAAAGTACTAATAAAAATGGTCATTTTGATCCTTGGTCTCTCTCCTGCAACCCGGAACACTATCCGGATGATGATGGGAATTTGA
- a CDS encoding stage II sporulation protein M, whose amino-acid sequence MEKEDDYNSEERKEGIQTTGTPEGEIENRGYATEEKDLFPGSSAAETWRDSRKDPKKGSRYLRFIWPYALLMAFIFFVFLVVGYYSAASFPSMAETLRESFSSRFSSIMTMNPLFIMFTIFLNNAFLSLLFLVLGLALGILPILFIAFNGYVVGVIVYLIAQERGPLFILLGLLPHGILELPMVFLSAGIGFRLGYQVFSALIGRSTQIKSEFKEGLTFYFHWILPLLLVAAIIETFITPVILSSV is encoded by the coding sequence ATGGAAAAAGAGGACGATTATAATTCAGAGGAGAGAAAAGAAGGAATACAGACTACAGGAACTCCTGAAGGAGAGATAGAAAACAGGGGATATGCTACAGAAGAGAAAGATTTATTTCCCGGAAGCAGCGCAGCAGAAACCTGGCGTGACAGCAGAAAAGATCCAAAAAAAGGGTCTAGATATCTGCGATTTATCTGGCCTTATGCACTTCTTATGGCCTTTATATTTTTTGTATTTTTAGTCGTAGGCTATTATTCAGCTGCAAGTTTCCCTTCTATGGCTGAGACTCTCAGAGAAAGCTTTAGCTCCCGTTTTTCGTCAATTATGACAATGAACCCTCTTTTTATAATGTTTACAATTTTTCTTAATAATGCATTTTTAAGCCTGCTTTTTCTGGTACTCGGGTTGGCTCTGGGAATTCTTCCGATACTTTTTATCGCCTTTAATGGATATGTTGTGGGAGTCATCGTTTATCTTATAGCTCAGGAAAGAGGACCGCTTTTTATTTTGCTTGGTCTTCTCCCTCATGGGATACTGGAATTGCCTATGGTCTTCCTTTCTGCAGGAATAGGGTTTCGGCTCGGGTACCAGGTATTTTCTGCCCTTATAGGGAGATCTACCCAGATAAAAAGTGAATTTAAAGAGGGACTTACGTTTTATTTCCACTGGATCTTGCCTCTTCTTCTGGTTGCAGCTATAATTGAGACTTTTATTACGCCTGTTATCCTTAGTTCGGTTTAA
- a CDS encoding formate--phosphoribosylaminoimidazolecarboxamide ligase family protein, whose translation MIDRNEIKEIVEGYYTHADEIKIGTIGSHSGLDICDGAVEEKFRTLAVCQAGREKTYSEYFRAQRDLSGKVMRGIVDEAIVFKKFNEILLPENQQKLVNENVLFVPNRSFTSYCSIDEIEENFRVPLVGSRNLLRSEERSEQQSYYWILEKAGLPFPEKIESPKDINELVMVKLPHAVKKLERGFFTASSYREYTEKSESLIKQGVITREALENARIERYIIGPVFNFDMFYSPIEPKMSKLELLGIDWRFETSLDGHVRLPAPQQISLAESQLTPEYTVCGHNSATLRESLLEKVFQMGEKYVKATQEYYSPGIIGPFCLQTCVDKDLNFYIYDVAPRVGGGTNVHMSVGHSYGNSLWRRPMSTGRRLAFEIRRALELEKLDAIVT comes from the coding sequence ATGATTGACAGGAACGAAATTAAGGAAATCGTTGAAGGCTACTATACCCACGCTGATGAGATAAAAATCGGAACTATAGGCTCTCACTCAGGACTCGACATCTGTGACGGGGCAGTTGAAGAGAAATTCAGGACTCTTGCTGTATGCCAGGCTGGCAGAGAAAAAACATACAGCGAATACTTCAGGGCTCAGAGAGACCTTTCTGGAAAAGTAATGAGGGGGATTGTTGACGAGGCCATTGTTTTCAAAAAGTTCAATGAAATTCTCCTGCCCGAAAACCAGCAGAAACTGGTTAATGAAAATGTGCTTTTTGTCCCGAACAGATCCTTTACTTCATACTGCAGTATAGATGAGATCGAAGAGAACTTCAGAGTGCCTCTTGTGGGAAGCAGGAACCTTCTCCGGAGCGAGGAACGCAGTGAGCAGCAGAGCTATTACTGGATTCTGGAAAAAGCAGGACTTCCTTTTCCGGAAAAAATCGAGTCTCCAAAGGATATCAATGAGCTTGTAATGGTCAAGCTCCCGCATGCAGTAAAAAAACTCGAACGGGGATTTTTTACCGCTTCAAGTTACAGAGAATATACGGAGAAATCCGAGTCTCTAATTAAGCAGGGAGTTATCACACGTGAGGCCCTTGAGAATGCAAGGATAGAGCGCTATATCATAGGTCCTGTATTCAACTTTGATATGTTTTATTCCCCAATCGAGCCGAAAATGAGTAAGCTGGAACTCCTTGGGATTGACTGGCGCTTTGAGACCAGCCTTGATGGGCACGTAAGACTTCCTGCCCCGCAGCAAATATCCCTGGCCGAAAGCCAGTTAACTCCTGAATACACGGTATGCGGACATAACTCTGCAACACTGCGCGAGTCTCTTCTTGAGAAAGTCTTCCAGATGGGAGAAAAATATGTAAAAGCTACACAGGAATATTATTCTCCCGGAATTATAGGACCTTTCTGCCTGCAGACCTGCGTTGATAAGGATCTTAACTTCTATATTTATGATGTGGCACCAAGAGTAGGCGGCGGGACCAATGTTCATATGTCAGTAGGTCATTCTTACGGCAACTCTCTCTGGAGAAGACCAATGAGTACAGGAAGAAGACTGGCCTTTGAGATCAGGCGCGCCCTCGAACTAGAGAAGCTTGACGCTATCGTCACATAA
- a CDS encoding translation initiation factor IF-2 subunit gamma: protein MSQPCVNIGMVGHVDHGKTTLVKALSGFWTDTHSEEVKRGISIRLGYADSLFRKCPKCPSPQCYTVEKTCPNCGEKTEEHRTVSFVDAPGHETLMATMLSGAAIMDGAVLVIAANEDCPQPQTKEHLMALDIIGIKNIVIVQNKIDLVSRERLLENYRQIKEFVKGTVAENAPIIPISAQQNINIDVLIDTLETVIPTPVHKVDKPASMLIARSFDINRPGASIEEMRGGVIGGTLTEGVLHPGDELEIRPGIKVTTEGTTRWVPIMTTISSIFAGETKVEEATPGGLLAVGTYLDPTLTKGDSLTGQIAGAPGTLPETRHQFVMELHLLERVVGVTREEKINEIKTSEPLMLNIGTATTVGVVTSARKNEAQVALKRPISAAIGSRVAISRRIDSRWRLIGVGVIKS, encoded by the coding sequence TTGAGTCAGCCTTGCGTTAATATCGGCATGGTAGGACATGTCGACCATGGAAAAACCACACTTGTTAAAGCCTTATCAGGCTTTTGGACAGATACACATAGTGAGGAAGTAAAAAGAGGGATTTCTATCAGACTGGGGTATGCAGACTCCCTATTCAGAAAATGTCCCAAATGCCCTTCTCCCCAATGTTATACTGTAGAAAAGACCTGCCCTAACTGTGGAGAAAAGACGGAAGAACACAGGACAGTGTCCTTTGTAGATGCTCCTGGACACGAAACCCTTATGGCTACTATGCTCTCAGGTGCTGCTATTATGGATGGGGCAGTACTAGTAATTGCAGCAAATGAAGACTGCCCGCAGCCCCAGACAAAAGAACACCTTATGGCACTGGATATTATAGGAATTAAGAATATTGTTATAGTGCAAAATAAAATTGACCTTGTATCCAGAGAACGCCTTCTCGAGAACTATCGCCAGATAAAAGAATTTGTTAAAGGCACAGTCGCAGAAAATGCCCCTATCATCCCGATCTCGGCTCAGCAGAATATTAATATCGATGTCCTTATCGATACTCTGGAAACCGTGATTCCCACTCCTGTCCACAAAGTAGACAAGCCTGCCAGCATGTTGATTGCTCGTTCTTTTGACATTAACAGGCCAGGAGCTTCAATTGAGGAAATGCGTGGGGGCGTTATCGGAGGAACTCTGACCGAGGGAGTACTTCATCCCGGAGACGAGCTGGAAATAAGGCCAGGAATCAAGGTTACAACCGAAGGCACTACAAGATGGGTTCCGATTATGACAACGATTTCGTCTATCTTTGCAGGTGAAACAAAGGTAGAGGAAGCAACTCCCGGAGGCCTTCTAGCTGTTGGAACTTATCTTGACCCTACCCTGACAAAAGGTGACTCTTTAACAGGACAGATTGCAGGCGCACCTGGTACCCTTCCTGAGACCAGACATCAGTTCGTTATGGAATTACACCTGCTCGAAAGGGTAGTGGGCGTTACAAGAGAAGAAAAAATCAATGAAATCAAAACCAGTGAACCCCTTATGCTCAATATAGGAACCGCAACCACAGTTGGTGTGGTTACAAGTGCAAGGAAAAATGAAGCGCAGGTGGCCCTTAAACGCCCGATTAGCGCAGCCATTGGGTCAAGGGTTGCTATCAGCAGGAGAATCGACTCTCGCTGGCGGCTTATTGGAGTAGGGGTAATTAAGAGTTGA
- a CDS encoding DNA-binding protein, translating to MKVIIDTNGFMIPVQFGVDIFEELKRLGFDEFFVPEAVVFEIEKLIKRERGSDRTAAKVARSMMNRCELITPAVGPADDVILRLAKEMRAAVLTNDIGLKRRLAEKGIQTISLRQKNKLDFV from the coding sequence TTGAAAGTTATAATTGATACTAATGGGTTCATGATCCCGGTCCAGTTCGGAGTGGATATTTTCGAAGAACTGAAAAGACTGGGATTTGACGAATTTTTTGTTCCTGAGGCTGTAGTATTCGAGATAGAAAAACTCATAAAGCGGGAAAGAGGTTCGGACAGAACAGCTGCAAAGGTTGCTAGGTCCATGATGAATAGGTGCGAGCTTATAACTCCTGCTGTAGGCCCTGCAGATGATGTAATTCTCAGGCTAGCAAAAGAAATGAGAGCAGCTGTTCTGACAAATGATATCGGGTTAAAGCGCAGGCTTGCCGAAAAAGGAATCCAGACCATATCCCTGAGACAGAAAAATAAACTGGACTTTGTCTGA
- a CDS encoding DNA-directed RNA polymerase — protein sequence MYKMMKLVDTVRIPPTLLGEEVSQTVKNALREKLEGQVDKKLGALVAICKIVEIGEGHILVGDGAVYYDVTFEAIMFVPELQEIIEGEVVETVGFGVFVGMGPMDGLLHVSQITDDFISYDAKNARLVTKNGGKSIAEGDHVRARVVAVSINEREPKESKIGLTMRQTALGKLQWIEEARKKKQSHEAVPEGAA from the coding sequence ATGTATAAAATGATGAAGCTCGTTGATACGGTCCGTATCCCTCCTACCCTTTTAGGGGAAGAGGTGTCGCAAACTGTTAAAAACGCGTTAAGAGAAAAACTCGAGGGTCAGGTTGACAAAAAACTTGGTGCCCTCGTCGCAATTTGCAAGATAGTCGAGATAGGAGAAGGGCATATCCTCGTAGGAGACGGAGCAGTATATTACGATGTTACATTCGAAGCAATAATGTTCGTGCCTGAGCTCCAGGAGATTATTGAGGGTGAAGTTGTTGAAACCGTTGGTTTCGGAGTTTTCGTAGGGATGGGACCAATGGACGGCTTGCTTCACGTCAGCCAGATTACGGACGATTTTATTTCATACGACGCCAAGAACGCAAGGCTTGTGACAAAGAACGGAGGAAAATCCATTGCTGAAGGTGACCATGTAAGGGCCAGGGTTGTCGCTGTAAGCATTAACGAGAGAGAACCCAAAGAAAGTAAAATAGGCCTTACTATGCGTCAGACTGCTCTTGGAAAGCTGCAGTGGATTGAGGAAGCCCGTAAAAAGAAACAGTCTCATGAAGCTGTTCCTGAAGGAGCTGCCTGA
- the spt4 gene encoding transcription elongation factor subunit Spt4, translating to MAEKVCRHCMRVLEGQNCPICGTSDLAEEWSGLVIILDPERSEIAKKLGVDIPDKFALKVR from the coding sequence ATGGCAGAAAAAGTATGTCGACATTGCATGAGAGTTCTGGAAGGGCAAAACTGCCCGATCTGTGGGACTTCAGACCTTGCAGAGGAATGGAGTGGGCTTGTAATTATCCTGGACCCTGAACGCTCAGAAATAGCAAAAAAGCTTGGGGTTGACATTCCTGATAAATTTGCTTTGAAGGTGCGCTGA
- a CDS encoding GTP-dependent dephospho-CoA kinase family protein has protein sequence MSVHIELPRELRPLMKKPLGTLYRGKGRDTIEKFEGELGSPTKLISVGDVTTFHLLEVGIIPDICIVDNRTKRKPVSSDVSARNMDKVYSEVSVDNPAGIITDELIKTLCEAFASEKPLRIFVRGEEDLATLPVILLAPLDSVVLYGQPDEGVVFVKVTEEKKGEIRTLFEKLISKNQNYELDKLRRILDGHKNS, from the coding sequence TTGAGTGTTCATATCGAGCTTCCAAGAGAACTTCGTCCACTGATGAAGAAACCCCTAGGTACGCTTTACAGGGGCAAGGGCAGGGATACTATAGAGAAGTTTGAAGGAGAACTTGGAAGCCCCACAAAACTTATATCCGTAGGGGATGTTACTACCTTCCACCTGCTTGAGGTCGGAATTATTCCGGATATCTGTATTGTGGACAACCGTACCAAAAGAAAGCCGGTTTCCAGTGATGTCTCAGCCCGGAATATGGACAAGGTTTATAGCGAAGTATCTGTGGACAACCCTGCAGGAATTATTACCGATGAATTAATTAAAACCCTTTGTGAAGCGTTTGCTTCCGAGAAGCCTCTCAGGATCTTTGTAAGGGGAGAAGAGGATCTGGCAACCCTTCCTGTAATCCTTCTGGCTCCTCTGGACTCTGTAGTCCTGTATGGACAGCCCGATGAGGGTGTGGTCTTTGTAAAGGTCACTGAGGAGAAAAAAGGGGAGATAAGAACTCTCTTTGAAAAACTCATCAGCAAAAATCAGAATTACGAATTGGATAAGCTACGGAGAATTTTAGATGGACATAAGAATTCTTAA
- a CDS encoding 30S ribosomal protein S24e: MDIRILKDKDNALLNRRELDFIVKYEGSTPSRNDVRNKLAAMLNAPLELVVVQKMKTEYGMKEGKGYAKIYENADRMKEVELEYVMKRNTTPGTETEGEEA, encoded by the coding sequence ATGGACATAAGAATTCTTAAAGACAAGGATAATGCACTTTTAAATCGAAGGGAACTGGATTTCATTGTGAAATATGAAGGTTCGACTCCTTCCAGAAATGATGTCAGGAATAAACTCGCTGCAATGCTGAACGCCCCTCTTGAACTGGTGGTAGTCCAGAAAATGAAAACCGAATACGGAATGAAAGAAGGTAAGGGCTATGCCAAAATCTATGAAAATGCCGACCGTATGAAGGAAGTAGAACTGGAATACGTCATGAAGAGAAACACTACCCCGGGAACGGAAACTGAGGGAGAAGAGGCTTAA
- a CDS encoding 30S ribosomal protein S27ae yields the protein MAVKDYYKVQGDSVTRIKQFCPRCGPGTFLADHKNRLACGKCGYTEFKK from the coding sequence ATGGCAGTAAAAGATTACTATAAAGTCCAGGGCGACTCCGTAACAAGAATCAAACAGTTCTGTCCCAGATGCGGACCAGGTACGTTCCTAGCCGATCACAAGAACCGCCTCGCCTGCGGGAAGTGCGGCTATACCGAATTCAAGAAGTAA
- a CDS encoding tetratricopeptide repeat protein produces MNFLYARAWYSKALALLNLKNQIGAEKNFEKALEAFDAVLKVNPENSVAWQYRGNILRYLERPEEALQAFEKALDYDPENIPAQYFKGLTFGYLNLPEQALEAFNGVLGKDEKHIGALYYSGLALKQLSRDKEALQAFTRASELNPENLKIWYYRGTTLSVLGRNEEALEAYGKTLKLEPSHSGAWEGEAKSYLALGRRREALRTCEKALELEPASAAAWETQGRILESIGRKEEALSAFEKSLILEPGNVKNRLEKGRLLGQLGRPQKALDVFESVLELDNSIIEAKAGKGKALLALGRYQESLDAFRKVLETEPLS; encoded by the coding sequence ATGAATTTTCTTTATGCCAGAGCCTGGTACAGTAAAGCTCTTGCTCTTTTGAACTTGAAAAACCAGATCGGTGCAGAGAAAAATTTTGAGAAGGCACTTGAGGCTTTTGATGCCGTACTTAAGGTAAATCCTGAGAATAGCGTCGCCTGGCAGTACAGGGGAAATATACTTCGCTATCTGGAACGTCCGGAAGAAGCGCTGCAGGCTTTTGAAAAGGCACTTGATTATGATCCTGAAAATATTCCTGCCCAATACTTCAAAGGGCTTACCTTCGGATACCTGAACCTGCCAGAACAGGCGCTTGAAGCTTTTAATGGTGTACTTGGGAAAGATGAAAAGCACATCGGTGCCCTGTACTACAGCGGGCTTGCTTTAAAACAGCTCTCACGAGACAAAGAAGCACTGCAGGCTTTTACCAGAGCATCCGAGTTAAATCCAGAAAACCTGAAGATCTGGTACTATAGAGGAACAACCCTGTCCGTGCTTGGGAGAAATGAAGAAGCACTTGAGGCTTATGGAAAAACCCTGAAACTGGAACCTTCGCATTCAGGAGCATGGGAAGGCGAGGCAAAATCATACCTTGCCCTGGGAAGAAGGAGAGAAGCTTTGAGAACCTGTGAAAAGGCTCTGGAACTCGAACCCGCATCTGCTGCGGCCTGGGAAACTCAGGGAAGAATTCTCGAAAGCATAGGAAGAAAAGAGGAAGCACTTTCAGCTTTCGAAAAAAGCCTTATCCTTGAGCCAGGAAACGTAAAAAACAGGCTAGAAAAAGGCAGGCTTCTCGGACAGCTTGGCAGGCCCCAGAAAGCTCTTGACGTGTTTGAAAGTGTGCTTGAACTGGACAACTCTATTATAGAGGCAAAAGCCGGCAAAGGAAAAGCCCTGCTGGCACTTGGAAGATACCAGGAATCTCTTGATGCTTTCAGGAAAGTTCTTGAGACCGAGCCTTTAAGTTAG
- a CDS encoding tetratricopeptide repeat protein yields MPHEALQAYKKALSSGTENCGIFCGLGKVYYTLGDYSRAFESFEEALRLDSENLFAWNGRGNALYKLGRYSEALETYETLLELDYESLPARYNRGVTISRLRHQDKDFDEILESQLQTAFKKYLELSGGLPEGEIGGESWKYRGFAFAELGEYGEALKAFEKATKNEYESSFPRVCKGITLLCLKNYEKALETFEDAEKDLYAATEAEKAIKNGKYKEPGSLSPDELNFRLKILWNAKGLTLDALGRYQDALTAFESAKKLTEAENIACSGKSLVFAHCGEWEKALKAFDRILTLDPQNTQASVMKAFALIRLQEFEKAISVLENLTTDEINSDLPSCLLGFACFRLGDFERALKAYRKAIYINPKNSHAKNGLAELYFRLGDSRSALKELEASIAEAPENSFSRNLKGRVELEEQACEEALESFRRALALDSEDQRLLLWDVYARYVYAEASFEENSARFRHMLLAAAGKLEKAAIWQRSEDNELKAYALYFLGLFYCRVHYFRKAADRLNECLRLNPPAEVKKPADLLLKNLRTGPLKPAWWKWWLDARTKRLLKKLSFGLIFLIIFGLLLSHPAASSLPIISWPAAYINHLFSLTGNISWPVYGREYIVFILFLFFILLLPGFRQGKPNEEELEPLTPPYPDLDIPESILEEFGEKLEKSLFSPEPMEESVRKLGDF; encoded by the coding sequence ATGCCTCATGAAGCTTTGCAGGCTTATAAAAAAGCCCTTTCCTCTGGAACTGAAAATTGCGGCATTTTTTGCGGTCTTGGAAAGGTATATTATACGCTTGGGGATTATTCAAGAGCTTTTGAAAGCTTCGAAGAGGCTCTCAGACTTGATTCAGAAAACCTTTTTGCGTGGAACGGAAGGGGAAATGCACTCTATAAGCTTGGAAGATACAGTGAAGCTCTTGAGACCTATGAGACCCTCCTGGAACTTGACTATGAAAGCCTGCCTGCACGATATAACCGTGGTGTCACTATTTCCAGACTTAGGCATCAAGATAAAGACTTTGATGAGATTCTTGAAAGTCAGCTTCAGACAGCTTTTAAAAAATATCTGGAATTATCTGGAGGGCTTCCTGAAGGAGAAATTGGAGGTGAGAGCTGGAAGTACCGGGGTTTTGCTTTTGCCGAGTTGGGAGAGTATGGGGAAGCTCTTAAAGCTTTTGAAAAGGCCACAAAAAATGAATATGAAAGCTCTTTTCCTCGGGTTTGCAAAGGAATCACCCTTCTCTGCCTGAAAAATTATGAAAAAGCCCTGGAAACGTTTGAAGATGCCGAAAAGGATCTTTATGCAGCCACAGAAGCAGAGAAAGCAATAAAAAATGGGAAGTACAAAGAACCTGGGAGTTTAAGCCCTGATGAACTAAATTTCAGGCTGAAAATTCTCTGGAATGCTAAAGGGCTTACTCTGGATGCCCTTGGAAGATATCAGGATGCTTTAACAGCTTTTGAGAGCGCCAAGAAACTTACTGAAGCTGAGAATATTGCATGTTCTGGAAAAAGCCTGGTTTTTGCGCACTGTGGAGAGTGGGAAAAAGCCCTGAAAGCGTTTGACAGAATCCTTACCCTCGACCCTCAAAACACCCAGGCTTCAGTCATGAAAGCTTTTGCCCTCATAAGGCTGCAAGAGTTTGAGAAAGCCATTTCAGTCCTTGAGAATCTGACAACTGACGAGATTAACTCGGATTTACCTTCGTGCCTGCTGGGCTTTGCCTGTTTCCGGCTGGGAGATTTTGAAAGAGCTCTTAAGGCATACAGGAAAGCAATCTATATAAATCCAAAAAATTCTCACGCAAAAAACGGGCTCGCGGAGCTTTACTTCAGGCTTGGGGACAGCAGGAGTGCATTAAAAGAACTCGAAGCTTCCATTGCAGAAGCCCCAGAGAATTCATTTTCAAGAAACCTTAAAGGTCGGGTAGAACTTGAAGAGCAGGCGTGTGAGGAAGCACTTGAGTCCTTCAGGCGAGCTCTTGCCCTGGATTCGGAAGACCAGAGACTGCTGCTCTGGGATGTGTACGCGAGATATGTGTACGCAGAAGCATCTTTTGAGGAAAATAGCGCACGATTCAGGCATATGCTTCTTGCAGCTGCAGGAAAACTTGAAAAAGCAGCCATCTGGCAAAGGTCCGAAGATAATGAACTGAAAGCTTATGCCCTTTATTTTCTGGGACTTTTTTATTGCCGAGTGCATTACTTCCGAAAAGCCGCCGATCGGCTTAATGAATGCCTGAGATTGAATCCCCCAGCCGAAGTTAAAAAGCCTGCAGACTTGCTCCTTAAAAATCTTCGTACAGGTCCTCTGAAACCTGCCTGGTGGAAATGGTGGCTTGATGCAAGAACAAAACGCCTGCTTAAAAAGCTCAGTTTCGGGTTAATTTTCCTTATTATATTTGGTCTTCTGCTGTCCCATCCGGCAGCGTCATCCCTTCCAATTATCTCCTGGCCCGCAGCTTATATAAATCACCTTTTTTCTCTCACAGGGAATATTTCATGGCCGGTTTACGGTAGAGAATACATAGTCTTTATCCTGTTTTTGTTTTTCATCCTGCTCCTACCCGGTTTCAGGCAAGGCAAACCGAACGAAGAAGAGCTTGAACCTCTTACGCCTCCATACCCTGATCTCGATATTCCTGAATCCATACTTGAGGAGTTTGGTGAAAAGCTTGAGAAAAGCCTGTTCTCTCCCGAACCTATGGAAGAAAGCGTGAGAAAACTCGGAGATTTTTGA